Proteins from one Oscillatoria nigro-viridis PCC 7112 genomic window:
- a CDS encoding Tic20 family protein, protein MTWRGSTTVPDRIFASLPYLLPLVDGLAFGRFLFTQFPVLQLLLIPLAPLMQIYSLPFASLIIFFALYLGVVRNENISHFIRFNAMQAILLDIVLMLCGLVLPIFSKGLQVAFIAETLYNMVFLGAFAAFVYAVVQSLLGRYAEIPPLSDAVYMQVR, encoded by the coding sequence ATGACTTGGCGCGGATCTACAACTGTTCCAGACCGGATTTTTGCTTCTTTGCCTTATTTGCTCCCGTTGGTTGACGGGCTTGCCTTTGGCAGGTTTCTGTTTACACAGTTTCCTGTCCTGCAACTGTTGTTGATTCCGCTAGCTCCATTGATGCAAATTTATAGTTTGCCCTTTGCTAGCTTGATTATCTTCTTTGCCCTGTATTTAGGAGTAGTTAGAAACGAAAACATCAGTCACTTCATTCGTTTTAATGCGATGCAGGCGATTCTTTTAGACATTGTTTTGATGCTGTGCGGTCTGGTTTTGCCGATTTTTTCTAAAGGCTTACAAGTCGCATTTATTGCGGAAACTCTGTATAACATGGTGTTTCTGGGCGCTTTTGCTGCATTTGTCTATGCCGTCGTTCAGTCGCTTTTGGGACGCTATGCAGAGATTCCTCCGCTTTCGGATGCTGTTTATATGCAGGTACGTTAG
- a CDS encoding fumarylacetoacetate hydrolase family protein — MAQRYVRVKTTQGHIHYGLLQLGHSVQVFDAPPWLQGQPTDLELSPDTYQILAPCSPSKIVAVGKNYVDHAAEMGTPVPEEPLLFFKPPSAVIPAGAAIRYPQQSERVDYEGELALVIGEHCSNCTPELAHSKIWGYTIANDVTARDLQKRDNQWARAKGFDTFCPLGPWIVRELSPAAQLQTFVNESERPVQSSQIDRMVFSPDFLVSYISQVMTLIPGDVILTGTPQGVGPLQIGDRVRIEIEGIGSLENTVVISNG; from the coding sequence ATGGCCCAGCGCTACGTTCGAGTTAAAACAACACAAGGACACATCCATTACGGTTTACTGCAACTGGGCCACAGCGTTCAAGTATTTGATGCACCGCCCTGGTTACAAGGACAACCAACCGATTTGGAACTTTCACCAGATACTTACCAAATTCTCGCCCCGTGCTCTCCCTCAAAAATTGTAGCCGTAGGCAAAAATTATGTCGATCACGCCGCCGAGATGGGAACCCCAGTACCGGAAGAACCCCTGCTGTTTTTCAAGCCTCCGAGTGCTGTCATCCCTGCAGGTGCCGCGATTCGCTATCCGCAGCAGTCGGAAAGGGTAGATTACGAGGGAGAATTGGCCCTGGTGATTGGCGAACATTGTAGCAACTGCACTCCCGAACTAGCACACAGCAAAATTTGGGGCTATACGATCGCCAATGACGTAACAGCCAGAGATTTGCAAAAGCGGGACAACCAGTGGGCGAGGGCCAAAGGGTTCGATACTTTTTGTCCCTTGGGGCCTTGGATTGTCCGCGAATTGAGTCCGGCTGCACAATTGCAGACTTTTGTCAATGAGAGCGAGCGACCGGTACAGTCATCCCAGATCGATCGCATGGTATTTTCGCCAGACTTTCTCGTCTCCTACATCAGTCAAGTAATGACCCTAATTCCCGGCGATGTGATACTGACTGGAACGCCGCAAGGAGTAGGACCGCTACAAATAGGCGATCGAGTCCGCATCGAAATTGAAGGCATCGGCAGTCTTGAAAATACAGTAGTTATTAGTAATGGGTAA
- a CDS encoding 5-formyltetrahydrofolate cyclo-ligase: protein MNTAEPSLTKTELRKSLLNTRKSLSAHEWRQKSDRLCNHLQNSPLFTQAKTILAYFSCRQEPDLSPLFVTTRKWGFPRCVGKELSWHIWQPGDALHTGAYGILEPLPDAPKIDHSEVDLMLVPAVGCDVRGYRLGYGGGYYDRMLSLAEWESKVTIGIIFEFASIPQLPVDSWDKPLHGICTESACKIAQRKS from the coding sequence ATGAATACTGCTGAACCTTCATTAACTAAAACCGAATTAAGAAAATCCCTCCTCAACACCCGCAAATCCCTATCAGCACATGAATGGAGACAAAAGAGCGATCGCCTCTGCAATCACCTGCAAAACTCGCCCCTATTCACCCAAGCAAAAACAATCCTCGCCTACTTCAGTTGTCGCCAAGAACCAGATTTAAGTCCCCTATTTGTAACTACCCGCAAATGGGGATTTCCCCGCTGTGTCGGCAAAGAGCTATCCTGGCACATCTGGCAGCCCGGAGATGCTTTACATACTGGAGCTTATGGCATACTCGAACCCCTGCCGGATGCTCCGAAAATAGACCACTCAGAAGTAGATTTAATGCTCGTACCCGCAGTAGGCTGCGATGTTCGCGGCTATCGCTTGGGCTACGGCGGCGGCTATTACGATCGAATGCTCAGTTTAGCTGAGTGGGAATCAAAAGTTACGATCGGCATTATCTTTGAATTTGCCTCGATCCCCCAGCTACCAGTTGACTCCTGGGACAAACCGCTGCACGGCATTTGCACGGAAAGCGCTTGCAAAATTGCACAGCGAAAATCTTAA